GCACCAGCACGAGGGCAGGGATGCCCGCATGCGCGGCATACGATGCCAGCGACGCGGAGGTGTTTCCCGTGCTCGCGCATGCCACCGCACGTGCACCGACGCGAGCCGCCTGCGTCACGGCAACCGTCATTCCACGATCCTTGAACGATCCTGTGGGATTCTGCCCTTCGTGCTTCAGCCAGAGTTCTGCGACCCCTGCGTACGTCTGCACGGCCGTACGGCGGAGCAACGGCGTGTTCCCCTCAGGATGCGTCACGTGCGAGGTCGCCGACGGCATCACGAGTTCAGCAAAGCGCCACACGCCGCTGGCCTCGCTCCCTGGGTGCGTGCAGCACCGCGACCCAAACCGTTGGAGCAGCGCAGCGCCGTGCGCCGTGGGCGTCGGCTGTACAATGGCCAGGAGGCCGTCGCACGTGCGACAGGTCGCGCTCGCGTCGAGCTCGGGCCAGGTCGCGCCGCACGATTCGCAGCGCTGCACCGATGGCGTCCCTGCAACAGCAAATAGTTCAGACACTGGTAGAATCCTCGCTAAGTCCAATGGCGCCGTGCGTGGCCACATGTGCCACGCGCGTGTCACAGGCAATGCCGAGTGCCGCGTACGCATCGCGCACCGCATGCGCGACGCGCTGGGCGCTCAAGTCGTTGGTCGCAAAATAGAAACTGGTTGGGCCAGCGCCGCTAATGGAACCGCCCAGTGCGCCCGCTTCCATCGCCGCCGTTTTCGCGGCGATGAATCCTGGGAGCAACGGCGCGCGCGCCGGCTCAGCAATCTGATCTTCGAGGCCGCGACCAATCATTTGCAGATCGCCGGTCCAGAATCCCGACACCATCGCGGCGACATTCGCCATCTGCGCAACCACGAGCGCGCGATCAATCGACTGCGGCAGCGCCGCGCGCGCATCTGCCGTGCGCAGCCGTTGATTCGGATGCGCCATCACAATGCGCAGCGCCGCGGGCACAGGTAAAGCAATCACCTCGAGTGGCGCCACCGATCGAATGAGCGAGATGCCGCCGAACATGGCCGGCGCAAGATTGTCCGCGTGGCGCCCCGACACCGTCGCTTCTGCTTCCAGCGCGCACGCGAGAAGCGTCATCGGGTCGAGCGGGTTGCCGAGAAGTCGGTTCACGGCCACCGCACCGGCAACGGCCGACGCAGCGCTTCCGCCCTGACCACCGGAGAGCGGAAGCCCTTTGATGACGGTCAGGCTTACACCCACGTTTTCCGCGCCCGCAAACGACAACACCTGCATCGCGGCAATGCCGGCGGTGTTGCGGTCGGCCGCCGTCGGAAGTTCTGGGTGCCCCGCATCGGCAATCGTCACACCGCGCCCGAGCACGCGCTCCGCAATCACACGATCGCCGGGTCCACTCACGGCCATCCCGAGCACGTCGAGCCCTGGCCCGATATTCCCAATGCCGCCTGGCGCGATGGCAGCGGCGCGCGCGGTCATCGCGCCCTCCGCGCCAGCGACAGGATGTCGTTCATCACGCCAGCGGCGGTCACGTCGGGGCCAGCGCCTGGGCCCGTGACCACCAGCGGGCGGTCGCGATACCGATCTGACGTGAACACCACCTGATTATCCGTGCCGATGAGCGACGAGAATGGACTCGAGGCATCCACCGCCACGAGCCCCACGCGCACGCGCCGCGCGGTGACCACGGCCACATAGCGGAGCACGCGCCCCTTGGTGCGCGCAGCGGCGACGCGAGCCGCCCAGTCCTCGTCGAACAAAGCGAGTGACTTCAAAAACTTGGGCAACGGCCACGTGCGCGCGCGCGCCGGCACGAGTGACTCAATGGCGAGGCTTCCAAGCTCTCCGCGGAACCCAAGCAGTCGGCCAAGCGTGAGTGCCTTTCGCGCCACATCCATACCGCTCAGATCTTCGCGCGGGTCTGGCTCTGTGTAGCCCAGTTGCATGGCTTCGGCCACGGCCTCGGAGAACCGCGCGCCACGTCCCATGCGATCAAAGAGAAACCCCAGTGTGCCGGAGAGGCATCCTTCAATTTTGCGCACGCGATCACCAGACTCCGCGAGCTTGCTGAAGGTGTCGAGCACCGGCAAACCCGCACCCACGGTGGCCTCGGCTAACAGATGGCGCCCACGATCACGCGCGGTGGCGAGCAGTTCGTCGGCGCGTGCCGCCGAGCCGGTCATCGGACGCTTGTTGGCGAGCACGATGTCCATGCCGCCGCGCAACGCCGCCATGAGTGCCGGTACGGTTTCGTCCGCGGTCACATCCACCGTGATCGGATGATGCAGGGCATGCGTCGCGGCATACGCCACAGCGGCGGTCGCATTCATTGTGAGTGCGCCGCGCGTTTTGGCAATCGGTACGCCGCGCTGCTTCGCGTGTGCGAGCGCATCGAGGCGCTGCGGCGAAATCCCCGCCGGGTCAAAGAGCACGCCACTCGTGTCGCACACGCCGACAACGCGCAACGCAAGGCCCCGTTGCCGCACGCGTGGCGCCATCGTTGCGACGCGACGACCAATCTGCCCAAATCCCAAGAGAAAGAGATCGGTGCGCGCAGGCTCACCCACCGCGCCCCCGCCAATCTTGTCGAGCTGAAAAGCGCGGTGAATGGCGCGTTGTGCATCGCCGGCGCGCGCGTCCTCCACCACAATCGAGATATTGAGTTCCGACGAACCCTGCGCAATCGCAATCACATTCACGTCGGCATCGCGTAGCGCGCCGAAGGTGCGCGCCGCCACGCCCTTGGTGCCCGCCATCCCCAACCCCACCACGGCGATGATGGCGATCGCTGGTTGAATCGTCACGCCGTCAATTTCGCCGCGGCGAATGTCGTCGGCGAACACCGACTGGAGCCGCAGCTGCGCGGCGCGCGCGTCGCCTGCTGGCACGGCAATGCAGAGCGAGTGCTCACTCGACGCCGCGGTGATCAATGGAATCGAGAGCCCCAGCTCTTGCAGACTCGACAGCGTTCGCGCCGCGACGCCAGGCAGCCCGAGAATTCCGTTTCCTTCCACCGTCAGCATCGCTTGCCCGCGCAGTGCCGCGAGTGCGCGCACCGGCGAGCGGCCGGCTACGCGTCGCGTGGACACTTCCGTGCCCACCGACGCGGGGTCGAGTACGGGACGCACCCGCACGGGAATGCGGCGTCCCGCAATCGGAATCATGGACCGTGGGTGGAGCACCTTGGCTCCGTGATACGCCAACTCCGCCGCCTCGCGAATGTGAACGTGCGGGAGCACGCGCGCGTCGGGCACCACGCGCGGATCGGCCGTCAGCAGACCAGGGACGTCCTTCCAGAGTGAGACCTCGCGTGCACTGAGTGCGCGCGCGATAACCACAGCCGTTAAATCCGTGCCGCCGCGACCGAGCGTTGTGACATCGCCACTCGGCGCCTTGCCGAGGAACCCCGGCACCACCGGCACCAACCGACGACGTAGGAGCGGACGTAGGACGAGTCGAGCCGCACGGTCCGTCGCTGGGAGCTGGGGCACGGCGTCGCCGAATCGCGCGTCCGTGTGGAGGAACGTCGTCGCATCCACGTAGCGTGCGCGACGTCCGATGGCGGCCGCCACGAGTGCGGCGCTCAGCCGCTCACCGCGAGCCACAATCAAGTCGCGCGTGCGTGGCGTGAGTTCGCGCAGTGCGGCCAACCCGCCGAGGACGGCGAGGCAGTCGTTGAATTCGCCGGTGACCATCTGTTCGTATGCGCGCCGCGATGCGCCAGCGAGCAACGCCCGCGATGTGGCGCGATGGCGTTGTGCGAGCGGCGCGAGCAGCGCCGCGGCGCGCGTGCCGTCGCCAGCGAGTGCGGCGTCGGCGGCGGCAAGCAGTGCGTCGGTCACGCCATGCATTGCCGAGACCACCACGACCAATGGTTCGCGGGTGTTCTCGATGATGGCGAGCGCGCGTCGGATTGCCGTGGCATCGGCGAGGGCGGCGCCGCCGAACTTGTAGACGAACGGTTTCATTGGGCTGGGAGGGCAGGGTACCCTGTCAGGTTAGCCGATCACACGCCTAGTGTCCATCAGGGCATACGCGGACTACATTCTCACGCGATCGATTTTCCGCTCAATCCTCGATGGAGATGTCGGCCATGCGTTTCGCCGCGATTCGTCCAATCCTCGCCGTTCTGTCCCTCCCTGCAGCCTTGGCAGCGCAGGCGGCTGCCCCAGCGGCGGCTCCGCGCGCCATGCAGCCCAACGACTGGCACCGCGTGACGACCCTGAGCACGCCGGCGCAGTCACCCGACGGTCGCCGCGTGGCCGTTACGGTGACGACGGTGGTAGAGCGCGAGAACAAGCGCCATTCGGAAATCTGGGTCGTGCCCACCACCGGTGGGGCGCCCGTCCGCTGGACCTCACCCGGCTATGAGAGCAGCAATCCACGTTGGAGCGATGACGGCAAGTTGCTGTTCTTTACCTCCACACGCCCCGGCGGGCGCGGAGCAAGCTGGGCGCTACACGCCGACGAATCGGGCGGCGAAGCCTATCAACCGGAAAATGCGGAACCAGTGGGATCAAGCCCGAAGGACCACGCCGTGATCGTGTACACGGCGGCCGATACCGCGTCGAGCGCCGGTGCCGGTGGCCGCGGCGGCCGTGGCGGTGGAGCCGGTGCGGCCGGTGGCCGCGGCGACGGACCGGGCGGCATGAACACGCCTCCGTACGGCGCCATCACCAAGCCGGTCGATCAGGCGCGCTTTGACGGACGTCAAATTGTCAACTTCCCGTACAAGGCGAACGGAGTTGGCTTCGTCCCCAATGCCGCCAACGCTCCGGTTCGGCCGCGGCCGCAGCAGATTATCAGCTTCGTTCGCGCCAGCCATGCCCGCACGGCCCTTACGAGCACCGCGTACTCGCACCGCGACGTCACCATTTCGCCCGACGGCAAATGGGTGACGTTCGTCGCCGACGCGCAGCTGCGCAGTGATTCGCTCGTCACCGCCATCAACGATTCGACTGCCAAAGCGCCGTTCGACCGTGCGCGCGACGAAGCCCCGCGCAACGACAACGACGTGTACGTCATGCCCGCGACCGGCGGCACACCCCGCAAGGTGCTTTCGCTGCAGGGCGACGAATCCGATGTGCAGTGGTCGCCCGACTCCAAGCGCTTGTCGTTCGTCTCGCGCCCTGGCCGTACCAAGAACGCCGTGCTGATGACCATCGATGTGGCCGGTGGCGCTCCGCAGAACCTCACCGAGGGATGGCAGTATGAGCCGGCCACGCACGCGTGGCTCCCGTCGGGCGAAATTGAAATGAGTGCAGTCATCGGCGGTCGGACCGCGATGTTCGTGGTCACGCCGAAAACCGCCAAGATGCGCGAAGTTATCGCTGGTCGGCGCGAAGTGCGCGGCTGGAGCTTCGACGATAAAATGAAGACGGTGGCCTTTGTGGCCTCTGGTACCACCACCCCGACCGAGCTGTTCATCGCCGACTGGGACGGCAAGAACGAACGCAAACTCACCAACTTCAACGACAAGCTCAACGCCGAACTCGCGTGGAGCGATGCCGAACGTATCACCTATCCGAGCGTCGGCGGCCGCACCATCGAAGGCTGGCTGATGAAGCCGTTCGGGTACACGGCCGGCAAAAAATATCCGCTCGTCCTCTACATTCACGGCGGCCCACACTCGCAATACGGCGAAGGGTGGTTCGACGAATTCCAAAACCTCGCGGCCGCGGGCATGTTCGTGTTGTATACAAATCCGCGTGGCTCGAGCGGCTATGGCGCCGACTTCACCTACGCGAGCCGCGGCGACTGGGGCGGCGACGACTTGAAGGACATGATGAAAGCCGTCGACATCGCCGCCGCACGCGCCGACGTCGACAGCACACGCATGGGCGTCACCGGCGGCAGCTACGGCGGCTTTATGACCGCCTGGATCGAAACCAAGACCACGCGCTTCAAGGCCGCCGAAACCGACCGCATGATCAGCAACTGGGTGTCGTGGTATTCCACGAGCGATGCGCAGGGACTCACCGAATGGGAGTTCTACGGCAAGCCCTGGGAAAACCCGGCGATGTACGACACGCTCTCCCCCATCAAGTACGTGGCCAAGGTGCAGACCCCCACGTTGATGGTGCAGAGCGAAGAAGACTTCCGCACGCCAATGCCAGAAGCCGACCAATGGTTTATGTCGCTCAAGAAGCGCGGCGTGCCCGTGGAATGGGTGCGGTACCCGCGTTCCAACCACGATCTCAGCCGCACTGGCGAGCCCTGGCTGCTCGTGGATCGGCTCGGGCGTATTCGCCAATGGTTCACGCATT
This region of Gemmatimonadota bacterium genomic DNA includes:
- a CDS encoding homoserine kinase — protein: MTARAAAIAPGGIGNIGPGLDVLGMAVSGPGDRVIAERVLGRGVTIADAGHPELPTAADRNTAGIAAMQVLSFAGAENVGVSLTVIKGLPLSGGQGGSAASAVAGAVAVNRLLGNPLDPMTLLACALEAEATVSGRHADNLAPAMFGGISLIRSVAPLEVIALPVPAALRIVMAHPNQRLRTADARAALPQSIDRALVVAQMANVAAMVSGFWTGDLQMIGRGLEDQIAEPARAPLLPGFIAAKTAAMEAGALGGSISGAGPTSFYFATNDLSAQRVAHAVRDAYAALGIACDTRVAHVATHGAIGLSEDSTSV
- a CDS encoding aspartate kinase yields the protein MKPFVYKFGGAALADATAIRRALAIIENTREPLVVVVSAMHGVTDALLAAADAALAGDGTRAAALLAPLAQRHRATSRALLAGASRRAYEQMVTGEFNDCLAVLGGLAALRELTPRTRDLIVARGERLSAALVAAAIGRRARYVDATTFLHTDARFGDAVPQLPATDRAARLVLRPLLRRRLVPVVPGFLGKAPSGDVTTLGRGGTDLTAVVIARALSAREVSLWKDVPGLLTADPRVVPDARVLPHVHIREAAELAYHGAKVLHPRSMIPIAGRRIPVRVRPVLDPASVGTEVSTRRVAGRSPVRALAALRGQAMLTVEGNGILGLPGVAARTLSSLQELGLSIPLITAASSEHSLCIAVPAGDARAAQLRLQSVFADDIRRGEIDGVTIQPAIAIIAVVGLGMAGTKGVAARTFGALRDADVNVIAIAQGSSELNISIVVEDARAGDAQRAIHRAFQLDKIGGGAVGEPARTDLFLLGFGQIGRRVATMAPRVRQRGLALRVVGVCDTSGVLFDPAGISPQRLDALAHAKQRGVPIAKTRGALTMNATAAVAYAATHALHHPITVDVTADETVPALMAALRGGMDIVLANKRPMTGSAARADELLATARDRGRHLLAEATVGAGLPVLDTFSKLAESGDRVRKIEGCLSGTLGFLFDRMGRGARFSEAVAEAMQLGYTEPDPREDLSGMDVARKALTLGRLLGFRGELGSLAIESLVPARARTWPLPKFLKSLALFDEDWAARVAAARTKGRVLRYVAVVTARRVRVGLVAVDASSPFSSLIGTDNQVVFTSDRYRDRPLVVTGPGAGPDVTAAGVMNDILSLARRAR
- a CDS encoding S9 family peptidase, with protein sequence MRFAAIRPILAVLSLPAALAAQAAAPAAAPRAMQPNDWHRVTTLSTPAQSPDGRRVAVTVTTVVERENKRHSEIWVVPTTGGAPVRWTSPGYESSNPRWSDDGKLLFFTSTRPGGRGASWALHADESGGEAYQPENAEPVGSSPKDHAVIVYTAADTASSAGAGGRGGRGGGAGAAGGRGDGPGGMNTPPYGAITKPVDQARFDGRQIVNFPYKANGVGFVPNAANAPVRPRPQQIISFVRASHARTALTSTAYSHRDVTISPDGKWVTFVADAQLRSDSLVTAINDSTAKAPFDRARDEAPRNDNDVYVMPATGGTPRKVLSLQGDESDVQWSPDSKRLSFVSRPGRTKNAVLMTIDVAGGAPQNLTEGWQYEPATHAWLPSGEIEMSAVIGGRTAMFVVTPKTAKMREVIAGRREVRGWSFDDKMKTVAFVASGTTTPTELFIADWDGKNERKLTNFNDKLNAELAWSDAERITYPSVGGRTIEGWLMKPFGYTAGKKYPLVLYIHGGPHSQYGEGWFDEFQNLAAAGMFVLYTNPRGSSGYGADFTYASRGDWGGDDLKDMMKAVDIAAARADVDSTRMGVTGGSYGGFMTAWIETKTTRFKAAETDRMISNWVSWYSTSDAQGLTEWEFYGKPWENPAMYDTLSPIKYVAKVQTPTLMVQSEEDFRTPMPEADQWFMSLKKRGVPVEWVRYPRSNHDLSRTGEPWLLVDRLGRIRQWFTHWLKP